ACTTTGAATTCCTCAGTTGTTGGGTTCCATAATACAACATTAGGCGTTCGACCTTGGTAGAGACAAACAATGTCATTAATAACATGACtcatcataaaaatagatatatcaTCCTCTTGAAATGGAGGTGGCCAatctaatttgattttatttttgaaccTCTCTCCAGAAAGAGAGTATAACACGTGATGGGAGTCGTGGAGATTTTTTCGTACGAGAAATAAAGCATCCTCATAAGAAGAACTATTACTGGTTATTAAATTGTTGAAAAACATACTCATGAAATTAGGATTTTCAAACAAAAGGGACCATGATTTACATACACAATTGAATCGTTTCAAagatttaaaagataattttaataaaatggaAACTGCAAGATCATTGTGAATATGATAACCGACTTTTTCCATCTTTAATTGCAAATGAGCATCGGTGTTTGAATTGTTTTGGAAGAACAACTAGAAATCGGCAGCCTAGAAATGGTGAATGTCGAGAAAACTAAATGTTGGAAAATAAGTATGTTATTGTGTGAATTTAATAatttgttgaagtcccacattggaaagaattttttttttgtaaatttaagtgaaAAGAAACTTGTTCAAGTCCcacattaaaaagaaataattttgaaatccCACAATGGAAAACTCTAGTATCTTGAGTAGTTTCAAATCTTTACATACTAAAGTctcacattgtttagaaaatatatgTGAGTTtacttccatcactatataatgaacttcaaactattgtgaaaagtacaccaaagttggatgtttttctcaactttctcttttgtccctcttatattctgatcgcctaattttcgagccacttctcccctttctttttgTCCTTTTGGTTTCTAGAGCGGCTGTAAtgtcgcagtcccttcggtttttagagGGATTATTATACCGCAGTCCCTTtgatttttagagcggtttaTTATGTCGGAGTCCCTTCCGGTTTTTAGAGCGGTcgttatgccgcagtcccttccgGTTTTTAGAACGGTCGTTATGCCGCAGTTCCTTCGTTTTTAGAGCGAtcgttatgtcgtagtccctttGTTTTCTAGAGCGGTTGTAATGTCGTAGTcaatttgtttttagagcggttgtaaTGCCGCAGTTAtgagtggtcatagtaccatattgcgaATGACTGTAATCGTCATATTAAGAGTGGCTTTAAgcgccatattgagggtgtaattctagaacggttttctacagtgcagtagaactctgatatagtgaatctgggctgttttatcgtTGGGACtttgtggttgatagtctgccttgcacaatttgggcagtgtccgcgactcaacccagtaatatctttggtgacataaattgtgatttttaaatagtttttgaaactcaaaatccaacaattttaagacgattTATTTATGCCATGTCAACCGAAGAGATTActggatttggttatgttgcctCTTGTTTCAATaaactgtttcagtttgaagcaaACAGAAAAGGATAAGAAAGTTGGAGAATTAACCAATCAgaaaataatgataagaattattttcttaatggACAATAATGacaagaattatattcttaatggactCGTTGATGATCTGTATAACTACTACAATTCCAGCAATAGTGGTAGAGGTATTTGAGATGCTCTGAATGAGTATGTAGTGAGCTGTTACCCAGAGTATCAGATGATCAATGACAGATATGTGGAGGCTGACAGATCTATGGAGGCACGTTCCCgtaaaattcagaagataactcatgagatcatctattaaggtacgtcactcatggtatatttaaattaaattttgaaatttaatgtctctttatgtttgattgttgaaatcaataaaatgtatCTTTTTGCTTGCATGTTGcgtcattttaatttttgacatgcTATACTATGTGATATGAACACATTTGATTTTCAAAGTTAAGTAACTTAGATttatttctaaagttattgattaatgattttgaaaaatgtgatttttgtagtcaagctaaaataataaagagttcacataaatttgtagttagagaatctagttctttagatttattatactttgatatatgtgaacttgatgagtatttagatttattacactttgatatatgtgaacATGATGAGAAAgttaacaagaaatgaaaaacaaaaatgaaattctTGACATGTTAAGaatctttgtaactgaaattgaaaatcgaTTTAGTAGAAAGATTAAAATGTTCCAAGTAAGATTTTAGTTTgtttaaataagttttataaattgtctggAATTATATGTGGAACAACTGCACCATAATTGCTTGGAGTAAATGgtaaagttgaagaaaaaaaaagagtagaactcttattgaactagttgttgtTAGTATGCTTAACTATATTGTTGCATCTAATTGGTGTGCAGAATATATATtgcttatttgttatgttttaaatagagttcttaaatataaaaacaaaacatctccttatgagatagtgaagaaaagacaatcgaacttgtcttattttcaaacatggggtggtctgacttatgtcagaatccccgatcacgagcgaattaaactcgccagtagagcctatgaatgagaATGCATTGGGTATGCGGTAAAgaacaaagcgtataggttttacGACCTAAATACAAAAGTGATCATAGAGTCAAATaatgttgacttctatgaaaataaattccatGTAAAAtggagaaatagtgggggcagcgaaccaATTGTGTTCCTGTTACAAGAAGCACTGAAAGCAGCAAACAAGGTGCAACAGAAACTCGAAGAAGTAAAAGAATCAGAGTTGCTACAGATTATGGATCAGAATATATGCCctataatttagaagaagatcttgcaaatcttaaagaagctctgtcatcattggatgcagatctatggcaagaagctCTAAACGATGAGATGGACTGTCTAGAGTCTAACAAGACCTGGCATTTATTAGACTTGCTtcctggttgcaaaccaataggttgtaaatggattttgaaaaagaaactaaaacccgatggaTCTATTGATAAGTACAAGGcacgccttgtagccaaaggttttagacaaagagaaaatatatatttcttcgacactttctcactagtcactagattaacatccATTACTGTGTTTATATCACTtgcggctattcataacctggtgatacaccagatggatgttaaaacagttttttttaatggtgacctggaagaagaaatttatatgcaacaacctgaaggttttgtaattcatggacaaaAAGACAAGGTATGTTAGTTAGATAAatctctatatggtcttaaacaagctcctaagaaATGACAtcaaaagtttgataacttgattaaatcgaatgagtttaaagtgaatgaaagtgacaaatgtatttactacaaatttgaaaatggcatttgcactatcatatgtctctatgtagacgacatactcatatttgattcaaacattcatgctgtaaaattttgaaatcattgttgtgtaacaactttcATATtaaagacctcggagaagcgaatgtaatccttggaatcaagattactaggccagaaaagggaatttctttggatcaatctcactatgttgaaaagatcctaaagaaatataattacttggactgtaaacctgcttgcacaccatacaatccaagtgtgaaacttttcaagaacactggtgaatgtgttagacaaactgaatatgggagcatcattggcagtctcaggtatgccactgattgtactagacccgacatagCCTATGTTGTGggattgttgtgcaggtttactagtagacctagtatggagcactGGCATGCTATCGAAagggtcatgagataccttaaaaggaccatgagtctgggattacattatcaaaagTTTTCTGCCGTCCTAGAAGGATACAACGATGCTGATTGGAATATCTTAttagatgactccaaagcaaccaGTGGCTATGTTTTTAGTATATTCGGTGGTGTTGTACCATAGAAATCGAAGAAACATACGATACTgactcagtccactatggagtctgaaatgatagtaCTATCTACTGTTACTACTAGTGGAGAAGCAAGTTGGTTGAGATGTTTGCTAGCAGAGATCCCTATGTGGGAAAAACCATTGTcagctgtgttgatccactACAATAGTATCGCAGCTATTGCAAAGATTGAGAATTGTTACTACAACGTTAAGAGATGACAAATTCGTCATAAGCACAACGTTGTTAGAGAGTTACTTTCTAAAagagttgttatagtggatcatgtacgtacgcactgatgaaaatttagcagatcctttgacgaaatgATTAGCTAAAGAGAAAgtcataaatacatccaaaaggatgttACTAATGCCTATAGAGTCACTCGTGATGGTAACTCGACCTAAAAGACtagagatcccaagaattaagttcaatgggtaataacaagtcgtgaagtgatatgagatgaacatgctattataaataagagaagcatgattcctgaagcgatgataggatgaggaaatagaaactcttaatgagatataTACTCTACGTGGAGGGAGTACATAGCTAcaagagtactcttgatagataCACCTATGTGAATATGGAAGTGGGGCCGCTTTCTATGGAATTTCGaagcagaattcctagagcgttcactatatTGGGATACATGTGCATGGCCATTAATGCACGTGCTTTTTAGAgtacaccctatgaaaaggttgtgtgtgagtttgatgtcagagatagagttcaagactacgaatcactcttgttgaatttgaatcttacttactatgcaaaggttcaagtcaagagacacctttgtttatgcataaTCTTATAGAAGCATTTCATGCTAtttcagaaatatttttttaaattcaagtgggggattgttggaaaataattatgttattgtgtgaatttaataatttgttgaagtcccacattggaaataaatttttttttgtaaatttaagtgaaAAGAAACTtgttcaagtcccacattggaaaactCTAGTATCTTGAGTAGTTTCAAATCTTTAcctactaaagtcccacattgtttagaaaacatatgtgagtttacttccatcactatataatgagctTCAAACTATTGtaaaaagtacaccaaagttagatgcttttcccaactttctcttttctccctcttatattttgctcgcctaattttcgagccacttctcccctttcttttcGTCCATTCGGTTTTTAGAGCGGCTGTAATGTCACAGTCCCTtcgatttttagagcggtttaTTATGTTGCAGTCCCTTccggtttttagagcggtttatgccgcagtcccttccaGTTTTTAGAACGGTCGTTATGTCGCAGTTCCTTCATTTTTAGAGCGGTCGTTATGTCGTAGTCTCTTTGTTTTCTAGAGCGGTTGTAATGTcgtagtcaattttttttagagcggttgtaaTGCCGCAGTTAtgagtggtcatagtaccatattgcgaATGATTTTAATCGTCATATTAAGAGTGGCTTTAAGctccatattgagggtgtaattctagaacgagtttctacagtgcagtagaactctgaTATAGTGAATCTCGGCTATTTTATCTTGGGGATtttgtggttgatagtctgccttgcacaatttgggcagtgctgcgaaacgtcttaaagagagcgacctagtccgcgactcagccaagtaatatcttcggtgacataaattatgatttttaaatagtttttgaaactcaaaatcgAGACTATGTaatctatctatatataatattattataagcCTAATTTTACTACAAATATGTCGTTTGGCAATCATTAGAAGAtggattataattttaaaattttattaatggtAATTAAGtttctattatatattaatgtatttatattaattaattattatttcaaattttattgaacttttttaattgaaatttgcaCATATTATTGATATCAccgaaataaaacaaaaattgcatGGAACTTTATCATTTAATGTGGgtgttttttgaaaaaaaaaaggtcttACTTAATGGGAAATGACAGAAAAAGGTGCAACCACATATAAGTATAGTTATCAAAGACATTATTTTTggtactttatatttttaattttgatgcatagttgtttaattttttatatatataactctTCGTTATATGTatactttttattgttttttatttgttttgtttatctTCATTATATGTATGATCcattagttttatatatattggattaaatgagtaatataaataacaaatatatattatttagtgtacatatttaaaataatggtattttatatattatttttttaaataatagtattttagtgtacatatttacaaaaataagattttataagattttacgTGTATACTAACATTCgtaattaatgtattattttttaatatgtctGATAATATTAAGTGTGGACGTAtttatatattgattatttttaaatgtttcctattttagtaatttattttataaataatatcttaggatggtagtaatattgtgtttgatttcatttatttttatatatttgttatgacatagagattttatatatatttattctgatttaataattaatataaagtgttgatgttatatttatttattttataatttttactattctctaatgatggtagtattttaatgtaagtattttgaaaaataagtctaattatagtgaaatatgatagttttagttattagtaatatatttatttttttaaagatgagttattttaattactctaatttataatatattagttttgaaatattagtattgatttgaaaatgaaatggTGGTTGGAGGAGtattaaaattaagattaaataattattaattttgttttagaaaaataaatattgtaacagtaaaacataaaatcaaTTAGGAGACTAATGAGTTTGGTCCATGTGTGTGAAAGATTtaagtattaataaaataaaataaataagaaagagAGATAAAGATCCACAACAACGCGGAAGTATGAGGAAATtaggaaacacaacaaattAGATTATTGTTTGGCACCAGTGGTCGATAAAACTTTTTCAGAAAACTTTCTATGTTTTCGTCTAAATTGCAGTATGTTGTTCCACTCATTTAATTAGTCAATTTAACACATATTTTAATCATCCCaatttctctataaaatatATGACTTTTCTGTTTATGGAATTCCTTATTTTGCACCATTCATCTTCACCGTAAGTTCGATTTGCGTGAAATCAACATTAAAACGACTGTGTGAACGATATCTATATTATCcacttattattttttgatttggGGTCAAATTGGATTGATTGAGAACGAGAAATCAAATGAATGAAGGTCTTTCTTTGGTGGACTCAGATTAGCGTGTGAAAACGTTGAGATATGGTAAAGGGTGAGAGattgtttgaattcatgagtataatattaTGAAATGAACAGAAAAGTCATATTTGCTAaagattcatctggggctcgctacatGTAGTCCTTTGAGTGACAAATTAATTCGCTACGTGTAGCCCTTGAGTGATAAACTAATTAACATGCTAATATGAAGactgtgagattaaaatatgggataaaagtatttataaggtgttgattgaatcaatttcgttaaatgtgtggtatttgatattattgtcatattattgatgataataatgttataaattttgataaatttatgtgataatgtatgattgatgatagtgatgttataaatttgagataagtttatgtgatgatgatgatgtacgatcaataatagtgatgttataaatttatgataagtttatgtgatgatgtatgattgtgataatgatattataaatttgtgatgagtttatgtgatgatcaTGATCATGATAATATatgattgataataataatgttataatctagtagtatattttttatttattatgtatagATAATTACACAatctctttatttaatttttataatatgctCTTTTCAAATGCATACTCTAATTTACTTGACGGTGTATACTATTTTGGATCATCTAGATGCGTGGAGAACAATCATAAAGAAAGACAATGAATAGCTAAATAGAAACTTCactttttttaaacataaaagaaaGTGCTATCATAGCTGATTctgttaaaaaaagaaaaaaaacactaaaaatcTACTATGTAAAATAGCGGATAAAGTTATGGTCAAACAACATAAGCCGAATAAATACCTAAATAAACAagttatacataaaaaaaagacatgtttcatacaaataaattttggtCATGGTTAGCATTCATGCAAAATcttggatttttttatttatttttaaaacctaatattctacttttttttCCTGTTATTGTCGGTATTTCGGCTAACAAAAATTGGAATAGTGATTATTATAGTCCTAATACCAAAACTACAATAGCGCCATGACTTTAATAATGGATTCATCAAAATATGTTGTACTATAACGCTATAACGCTATAACTGTTGgttgacaacaaaaaattatacatttgattAGTCAAATTATGTGTTAGAGAACTATTTATACAATAGAAGAATATTGAACATAAACAAATCATGAAATGCAAGATTGAACTTCAAAACATAGACAtaaagtaaaacataaaaagatTAATGAAATTCGTGCTTACATTCTTATACCAAAATACATTTAACAATCAAATTATACTTTatacacaataaaatgcaaatgtGAAAGACTGCGAGAAACAAACAAGAGTCCATTacgtaaatttatttatcaaatttaaataataaaaaattgaaaacagaaagaaaataaTCAAGAAAATCAATTCCAGAGAACATGATTCATATTATTAAActaatcaattatatatttgtcCAATAGGAAGAAGACTTTCTTTGTAAATGACAATGTCAGGAGAATATGCATCCGCTTGAAGACCAAGTTCCTCAATCTTTTGGGTATTGTAATTAAACCACACTATTTCACCATCTTTTCTTCTAAAGAATAAATCACCATTTTCCCCCTTTCCTATAGGATGTTCAATGCAAGGTATAGGCCCAATAATGTAAAGTTTAGTCCACGATTCCTTCACACCTAATTCAcccaaaattaatatatgaaaaGTAGTCATCTTTAGATAATTTAAGATCAAAGCAATGGACTCATTTAATACCCTAAAGTGTGGGATTACAAAATCATCAAAACTATCATTCATATCCATGGGAAAAGGTGTTATACATAACAGCTCATTGCTTAAGTAAAATGAAACCATATATGATTCATCTCCACTTTCTTCGGCCCAATGACACATTCCATTCATGTATATAGGGAGATGTCCCCAATTAGAACGAATTTGAGGCAAATCCAAATCAAGTTTCTTCCAAGAATTACGTCTTAGACTATATATCTCCCAAGTATCGTTGCGTGACACATTGTTTGGCTTACCTTCCATATCATCAGTGTCAGATACATCTAATTGATATAATACGTGTCGAATTACATTATAGTCATCTCGAACAAGGTCATAACCAAATCCATGATATTCAAAACATTCATCCTCGTAAATTACTGGGGTCTCAGTAGGGCTGGGAGGAATGACCTTGAATTCCTCGGTGGTTGGGTTCCATAATACAACATTAGGCATTCCACCTTGGTAGAGACAAACAATGCCGTTAATAACAGTACCCATCATACCCATAGCTCTATCATCCTCTTGAAATGGAGGTGGCCAATCTAATTTGACCTTATTTTCGTACCTCTCTCCAGAAAGAGAGTATAACCCGGGATGCTTGTTTCGGTAAGTTTTTGGTATGAGGAGAAATAAAACATCCTGATAAGAAGAGTGATTACTAGTGATGAAATTGCTC
This region of Cicer arietinum cultivar CDC Frontier isolate Library 1 chromosome 8, Cicar.CDCFrontier_v2.0, whole genome shotgun sequence genomic DNA includes:
- the LOC101508193 gene encoding F-box/kelch-repeat protein At3g06240-like, giving the protein MEKFGYHIHNDLALSILLKLPLKSLKRFNCVCKSWSQLFENPNFMSMYWSNFITSNHSSYQDVLFLLIPKTYRNKHPGLYSLSGERYENKVKLDWPPPFQEDDRAMGMMGTVINGIVCLYQGGMPNVVLWNPTTEEFKVIPPSPTETPVIYEDECFEYHGFGYDLVRDDYNVIRHVLYQLDVSDTDDMEGKPNNVSRNDTWEIYSLRRNSWKKLDLDLPQIRSNWGHLPIYMNGMCHWAEESGDESYMVSFYLSNELLCITPFPMDMNDSFDDFVIPHFRVLNESIALILNYLKMTTFHILILGELGVKESWTKLYIIGPIPCIEHPIGKGENGDLFFRRKDGEIVWFNYNTQKIEELGLQADAYSPDIVIYKESLLPIGQIYN